In Choristoneura fumiferana chromosome 4, NRCan_CFum_1, whole genome shotgun sequence, the sequence atcctatgtccttcctcgggacgcAATTTATCTGTACactgaatttcatccaaattggttcagcgctttagacgtgacgaagtaacaaacaaataaacaaacaaacagacttacaaaagttacaaacattcgcatttataatattattaagtgggAAGTGGGATATCCATCCATATGCCAAATTACAcctctttctttctaatactGACTCTAAGCTAAGCAGCGaaacacagacaaacagacagacacagtcATAACGAAACTTAACGGGTCCGTCATTgccatacttaataaaattgtaacttTGGAACCCTGACACGTatcatgatattattatgagtttCTTTCGAAGTAACACATCGAGAGGAAAGCTGACACGCCTGTGAAGCAGTTCAATGTTATCTGTGAAGTTTTCATTTCGTAGGGTACTGTGCCCAGCCAGTAGCCACAGGCAGCCACGTCGAAAGGTCgtaattattattacctactagcttttacccgcggcttcgcacgcgtaaactattcggtctggtagttgcaattgaaattatcgggattttacaaaattcccctggaaatttccaaaatttatatcgtggtcttcattgaggttgtgttgtgaataactgtacaaaattcaagactctaaacccagtgctaaaatttcaaaatttttccctatccaattcaaattcaaatcatttattcagtaaataggccgcaatgggcacttttacacgtcattttttaaaataccagcgctttcggaaagaccatcattgccaagaagaatgcgccgcaagaagcttggcagaaagtcattttttcaaaataaaataattacaaataaaatacttaaaaactacgtaagtatacaattaaagaaaaaattacaaaataataataataatcatacacggatgtatggggtcccttagttacaaaactatcccgttgaaatatcgggataaaaagtagcgtatgtgttattccagacgtccggctacctacataccaaatttcatgcctctaagcccagcggttgttatttcgagattttatccctaggtatcccgtgggaatatcggatcaaaaagtcgcctatgttttattccagacgtccaactacctacataccaaatttcatgactctaagcctagcggttgttatttcgagattttatccctatcccgtgggaatatcgggataaaaagtgtcctatgttttaatccaggttataaactaactttccgccaaatttcatccaaattcgtccagccgtttaagcgtgaagaagtaacaaacatactcactcactcactcacaaactttcacatttataatattagcaggatatATAAGTACCGATAGTCGAGAGATGAAAGTAAAAATTGTTCTATTTCCAATTGTGTATAAAACCTAATACAAGACAATGTTATCGTATGTAGATTAtaagttataacttataacaatgattttaataacaatagtTACCTGCCTATTGATTTTCCATACACTTTTCGTACAAGCGCCATCTGAATTCAACTTAGCAAACACATTAACAAAAGCGTCTCCCACATCGTAGCTTGTACTGTCAAAATagctaagttcgtgtcgtgcggttcctctgacacttatactatttaatacgagagcgagagggacggtacgatacgaacttcgagtttcgtagtagccctgctgacattgtcccaagccttaaggctgccatcaaggggaataataataatggagCTAAGTTTTAGACCTACGAATAAAATAATTCGTAGTTTTCGAGTGAGCAATAATGATAGTTTTACCTCTCTGTGGCAGACTAATAAAGTTGACCACACCTAAATTATGCTAGTCTATGAAAGTCTATGAGCATGTTTGATTTTTGTGGCCAACATAACAAACAACACCGAACTGTGAAATGTCAAATAATTTGCcaaagataattttattttgctttttcTGTGTGTATTAAGTATTATCCATTATTGTGCGCAAATTGTggaatttgttataaatacaaagtttccaaaaagcattgtaattttattaaacgtgtaagtaaaattattatgttaaCGTCACAGACCCCTGTGAATAATTgcgtaaaaacttttttggttTGACGTTTCTTTTCGCGGTTATTTGTGTTGGCCCTCTTTGTGAAAATGGACGTAAATATGTTGACGTCTACACGTTCTTCACTTTAGAAGAACATGGAAAATTAGTTAATTTACATCTTCGTTTTGTGGTGCATGAATATCAATAGTAAGTTTTGTATCAGTGATTGTGATTCGAATTAGAAGAAAGTGTTGATAGCCTAGTATCACTTCCGTTTTGACAGGAAAAGGAAGTGCATGGTTATGGCGATTGTATCGCGCACGGTAGCTAGCTTTGACTTGACATCCTTATCCTGTTATTAAATTCCGGTGATCAGCCACGGCGCGAAATATTGTTGCCTTGTTCGTTTCGCGTCTCTTACTATTAAAGAGGAATACTAGACATGGCATGCTTTGAGATACGCATGTCTATGTTTGGGCAAGATAGCGTACTGTCAAGGTTATCTTTCGGCATCCATAAAAAACACAACAGGGTACAATTAAATTGTATCGAACAGAATCGAATTAAGTACTATAATAATACATGAGTAATGTTTTGTGATCCGACATCATGCaggtaataattatttacaactacctacctactacactACTTTCTCGGGCTATGATTATCATATCATTTGACAGCaagaaaatatcaaaataatgtATTTGATACGACGATGACTTCTGTTACTATTTATATAcgtgtttaattaatttattactcaTACATAgccaaattcatcatcatcatatcagccataggacgtccactgttggacataggcctctcccatagacctccacttgcctcggttggaagcggcttgcatccaccgtgaacccgcgacttaaaccaggtcatccgtccatctcgttggtgatgTCCTAAGCTGCGCTTACCGATACTCGGATCCGCGCATAGCCGaattattagtttaaaattattccATAGCATTAGATTACAATTTGCAAGATCGTTTGCATGGTGGGCTCCGTGTGTAactcgtgtgtgtgtgtgtgtgtgtggcagGCGAGGCGATGGCGGACGAGCCGCGCGACGAGGAGGTAATGGTGCGCCTGGCTGCTGCTACGGGGCCACAGATCATCTCGGTAAGTCAGCGGAGACATGCCTTGTGTTACTTTGCAACTTATGATTCAGCTtgtattcattaactaactgtgAAGATTGTGAAGAAACAACTACAGTCGAAGAGCTCTGTTGTCTCTGTAGACAAGTTAGTCATTCTATGATAAGATTGATAAGAAAAAGGTCAAATTTCTTTGTTTAACTTGTTTAACCAATGTACTGTAATGCATACAAGTTTATAAATATGGATATCTAAGCATTTCATGACAGTATGcttgttataagttataacaacACACATAATTTACCAATTTTGCAAATGATTCCTTAAGTTAGGATTATTTGCAGCAGTGTTTTCAAGGCTGCATTTctgccagagatgtgcgaggattttACCTATCCTTGCTCCCCTTAGTTGTTTCCACTACGGTTGTGCTGTACGAGGATAGGAAATCCAGCGGGCGGACTTCCAGGCGGGGGGAgtgtcttcacccttatgtagttaaGTGTTCCATTGGCCCGCACAAAGCAGTTTGcctcatctttcataatgcaaATTGATAAGAATGAAATGCTCATTTTGCTTAGCTATTTAAGTCTACGCTCTGAACAAGTTAATACTGTTATGAAAGTAAGTAATTTGTATATTCTTAAGAGAAAATAGATATCTATCAAACCAGTTTCTAAGGAATGGTACTTGCTCCCGTCTATGAAAAACCGCATTAAATCTAGGACTCAATAGGCTGTTAATAGCCTATGAAAGTAATGCAATTccttttctgtttttatttttaacaaggtCAAATAGGGGTTTCAGCCAGTtccaataaaaaagtatttttttgtttatgattttcaaaatttattttattcaaagatACTCTTCAGAAGTATCCTATGAAAGTAAGCAATACCTTTTGATgattttaaccaacttcaaaaaaggagtttCTTTgttgcaatgtttgtatttttttttgtggaccgattttcaaaattcattttaaattcGAAAGAGTACCTAGATGACCATCATACAGAAGTGATCAATGCTCGCTCTTCTATAAACgacatgattaatatacctagaaaagcgactaagaagaagctttaagttaatgattctttcgagctgatatgatgctgaagccggaagataggcaactctgttataaaacaatgtaactaaaccgtgtttgggcttaatggaattgttgtgagatgtactttggctacgaatcacttaaaagtgagaaataaagaacatttttaataaaaaaagtaaaaccgactccaaaaaaataaaaaaataacaaaaattggaaccaactacaaaacccttgaaaatatttctttaggtacctactagctcgaagtcggtgactcagcacaaCCCAGCAGgtgggattgaaacccatagtatgtaggtgaggtagacgactattgttccactgtACTTGCGAAGGAACTATTGCAAATAATATGGCTATGGCTTTTGTGCCCAAAATGGGGTACAAATTGATGTCACTGGGTTAAGATGACCTTATGCCTTGAATTGAAACTGGTCATTTCATTATGATAGGAGCAGATACATCAAGCGAGCCTGTTTGCAAGCAAGATGCAGCTGTTTTTGTAGAAAGGCTGGCGACTGTTGATATCTTTAATAATTGGTTTTATGGTTACTGGTGCTTTATCTTATGACACTATCACGGTGAATGTCTGTGTGCAGTCGGAGAGCATCAGCCCGGGGACGGCGGGTGGCGCGGGGGGCCGGGGGGGGCGcgcggggcggcggcgggcgcggagCTGGGCCGGCGGCTGCtgctggcggcgcgcgcgggggACGCGCAGGCTGTCGTCGACCTCATGGCGCAGGGGGCGCCCTTCACCACCGACTGGGTCAGTGCACGAGGCGGGGGTTTGGCGGGCGCGGAGATGGCCGAAAAACTTAAGCGAATCGAATTTTATTTGCATATTGaagtttgttaatattttttctgttacgTGTCCAAGCCAAGttgaagtattatttttaatcctaAATCTGTATCAACCGTGTCAGACGCCTCTGTAAGTTGTACAAATATTGCAGTCAATATAGTAGAATAGAAGAGTTTTGAATGGTCAGTTGAATCGTGTTCCAGCTGGGCACGTCCCCGCTGCACCTGGCGTGCGCGGGCGGGCACGTGGCGGCGGCCGGCGTGCTGCTGCGGGCCGGCGTCAGCCGCGACGCTAGGACCAAGGTGGACCGCACCCCGCTGCACCTGGCGGCGCACGCCGGACACGCAAGGGTCGCGGCGCTGCTGCTGGACCACGGCGCGCTGCCGGACACCAGGTACTGCCCCCCGCTGCTGTGGCGGCCCCTTGTCCGTCCAGCTACAGCTACAGCTATATCGTGTCGTGTGTCGCAGGGACATGCTGCAGATGACGCCGCTGCACTGGGCGTGCGCCCGCGGGCACGCGGGGCTggcggcgctgctggcgcggcgcggGTGCTCCCCCCGCGCGCGCTGCAAGTTCGGCCGCACGCCGCTGCAGCTGGCCGCGCCCGCCGTGCGGCAGGCCGTGCGCGCCGCGCTGCAGGAACGCGCGCAACACGCCGGTAACCGCATCCCGCCTGCTACCTACCCCTGCCTGTGGTCCGGTCGATCGCGCCGCTAATACTAATGACATGTCGGTCGGCAGAGGCGATGGCGGTCGACGAGAGCGCGGCCGCGGACCCCAACTACGAGGCGCTCGCGATGCCGCTGCCGAACGAGGAGAAGCCCATCATAAGAATACAACAAAAAGTCACGAAACCGAATATAGAAATTGAGGTATGAAACATTTCGTTAATGTTGATTcgttcagaaaaaaaaatttgagcaATTTAAACCTATTTTTGTGGGTGCAGAGCGGGCCGGCGGAGCAGACGGCGGGGTCGTTGGGTGCGGGTGCAGGGGCGGCGGCAGGTGCGGGGGCGGGGGagggcgcgcgggcggcggcgctgCTCCGGCAGCACGGCATCACGCTGCTGCCGGTGGACGACACCAGCACGGTGCTGTCCGCGCTGCAGAGCGGCCGCACCGTCGTGCTCTCAGGTCCACCACAACACACGAAAACACCACTTTACACCACTAACTTAGTCTCTTTGTGCGCGAGTGCGTACTCACTGATCGGAGCCGACGTTCACGCACACTGTGCCGTCTTATAAGGCCTAAACACTAACTTCACATAttgttcatcatcatgtcagccgaaagacgtccactgctggacataggccttccccgaGACTCCACTCGGACTAGTCTcgcgctttccgcatccaccgcgattcGGCGATCTTGTTGTAGGCCTCCCGATAGCCTCTTAGTCGACtatacattgtgtcttaagggcagtaaataaggaattacgaacgagagtctagcACCGcctgtgcgacatacaatgtttttcatcacatttgcgagtaaaattgtttatttgtaagataaaatattatttttgcctCATTGCCTtgaccttaggctgcgctctagGGCAGCGCCAGCATCCTCCCCAGCACAGCGCGCCTGAGCTgcgggaggggggagggggagggggcgCGTGCAGCAGCGCGCCATGCACTATCACTACGGGCAATGACAAATGcaaccgaccacgggcttcatgacaagcacattaaggtcgagggtttagTTTAAGCTGGTTGCAAACAAGGTAGCTtccatgttacgacactgtttacgagcaagtgtgatcaaaaatatgttatgttATCTCTGACGTTATAGACGCCGGCAAGCTGATGCTGAAGGAGAACAGCTCCGCACCGGCGGCGCCCCTGCCGGCCCGGCCCCCGCCCCTTGCCcccggcggcgcgcggcggggtGGTGGTGCGCGCGTGTCCGGCGCGCTCCCCCCCGCGGCCCGGCGTCAAGGTGTTCACGGTCAACAAGCTGCCCACCAAGCTGGCCAAGCCCGGCCCCGCCCCCGGCCCCCCCGCGACCGCAGCCACCACGGCACAGCTCAAGAAAATACTCGACCCGCAAGACATGCAGGTTGGACACTTATACTTCAGTATTTGGTATTCATTTAAGCGCTCGGTTGTGCTACAGGGTGTTTGGTAGCTACGTGCAAAGCTTTAAGGGGTGATAGCCGaggtatttttgaacatttttagccATATATGTCTTAGCCgaagtttgataaaaaaaaatgtttttttctgtgccataatttatttattttttaaatccttCAAATgttcaaacatttttaaaaacatgccTGTTTATTGTTCTTTCTTTTAAGGTATCACTCATTCACATTGCTTGCTAAATCAGAGATATGGGTTTTATCATGAGAAGTTCTACTAattttaagaaacttaaaactGTCAAGGTGTTATATTGTTCGTTTGTGCGCTCTATCCTCGAGTATGTATCCGTGGTGTGGAACCCGTGCTATCACATATATATTAATCGTATTGAAACTATTCAAAGGAAGTTCTTAAAATTTCTTCAGTTTAAATCGAAAATTATTGATTTAAGTTACCACGATAGGTGTATAAGGTTCCATTTTCTACCCCTTGATTTGAGAAGAAAGATAAATGATATTGTTTATCTTACAAAAATCTTATCAGGATCCGTTGATAGTCCAGAGTTATTAAACAATATCAATTTTCGTGTTCCCAGAGCATCAATTAGAAATAACTATCGACCTTTGGCGTTACCACTTGCGAAAACAAATTATCGTAAAAATTCATACTTTTATCGAGCTGCGAGGTCGATGAACGAACTGTGTCAGCGTTATGAGGATCTAGATCTGTACCGATTAAAGCCTGCTGTAGTAAGAAACCGTATAGCATCAAATTTCTTTGCTCCTCATCCCGGGGCTCAGTCGCCTCTTTgatttttctgtttttgttcaaaaaatttcttttttgttttccatttagtttattttttgtgtttaatttgtTTTCCATTTCTTTGTGCTAATGTGTCCATATCTTCGTATTATCTGTGGAAACCTTTAATTGGCTCTATTGTTACATTTTCTGTATTCCACCtgtattagttaatttaagctgttggttttccgaataaaataaaataaaataaaaagtaaaaaacgaAACTCCCCTGTATACGATAAACACGGCCCGGTAATTTTGTACCAGATAATGGatgcgctcaccgcgtaaggcaatgtttggtaattaaattagaTTATCCGATGAAAATTGCGTTTGACGCAGCGTTTTTTGCATAAAACAACCGCGCGCTGTATTGcttaaacttattattattgttgccAAGATGTCagaaaatttcatggtaatGTTTTCATTCCGTGTAGATAAAGTATGTGCAGCTTTCTCCGGAGCCGACGGCGACGGCGGGGCCCGTCAAAACACCGATGAAGGCGAAGGCGCGCGTTGCGGGGGGCGGCACGGGGGCTgcggcggggggcgcgggggccgCGGGGGGGCGCGGCGGCGTCAAGATCATCATGAACAAGGCCAGCTTCAGCAAGCTCGTGGCCaccgccgcgcgcgcgcacaGCTCCGGCGACAACGAGGTAATAGCACCACACCCCGACATACACTacatacaattactctttattgaacactaacacatagtaagcgataGGGGACCTTATCGCTACCACCAACCACCACTGCTCACAATACTGTAGCCCGCAGGCCACTAACCTATTTTGGACAAAAATCTGACATCAAATTTTGATGCAAAATAGGGTTAACGATCAGCATAGGAACAAGCGACGACTGATTAGATTCTTCACCTCCAGCTTCAGGTTAACGAAAAGACTAAATTCCATATTATTCTCGTTTGCGAAGCGAGTGTCAAACGTATGTAAGTGTGAGGTCGGTCTGTGCTTGTTGCAGCCGCTGGCGGCGctgggcgggggcgggggcggcggcggggcgggggcggcgagGCCGTGGTGTGCGTGCCCGAACAGTTCGTGCGGTCCATGTCGGCGCGGTATCTGCGCGCGCAGCTGCTGGCCGCGCACGCCGCGCTCGCCGCCATGTCGAGGGAGCTGCGCGCCGCAAGGGAACACCCCAGGCACCCCAGCTAGCGCCGCCCTGACGTTATGTCCAGGGAGCTGCCCACTATTGACTGGCGTTGACAGGCCTTTAATTGAAACATTAAAGGTCCGTCAACGCCAGTTAATGCCCGCAATGCAGTTAACTGGAGCATAAACTGCTGAGCGTTGCGTGTTTTATGCAAAATGAACACTTTCTTAGAGTGTGCAATTTCCTCGAAACATACACTTCCTTCAAGACATTAGGGACAGGGACATAGGTTTGCTACAAAAATCGTCGAAAAGAAAACGAACTCCAACGGATAAGTTTCACTAAATATTTACCCTTCAacgcaaaaaaactttttagtacAAAAAGGAGGATCacatttttactaaatttacaCGTTTCGGGAGTGTTTTTCGATACTGAGCCGGCCGAAGGATTGAACGATACGAAATAATTTTACCTTCCTGTGATGAAACAAGTGTAAATAAGATTTACTATAGTAGTTAAGTGGTTATTATGTTTTCCATTCCGGATACTCGACAAAAGAC encodes:
- the Atac3 gene encoding ada2a-containing complex component 3 produces the protein MFCDPTSCRRGDGGRAARRGGNGAPGCCYGATDHLVGEHQPGDGGWRGGPGGARGAAAGAELGRRLLLAARAGDAQAVVDLMAQGAPFTTDWLGTSPLHLACAGGHVAAAGVLLRAGVSRDARTKVDRTPLHLAAHAGHARVAALLLDHGALPDTRDMLQMTPLHWACARGHAGLAALLARRGCSPRARCKFGRTPLQLAAPAVRQAVRAALQERAQHAEAMAVDESAAADPNYEALAMPLPNEEKPIIRIQQKVTKPNIEIESGPAEQTAGSLGAGAGAAAGAGAGEGARAAALLRQHGITLLPVDDTSTVLSALQSGRTVVLSDAGKLMLKENSSAPAAPLPARPPPLAPGGARRGGGARVSGALPPAARRQGVHGQQAAHQAGQARPRPRPPRDRSHHGTAQENTRPARHADKVCAAFSGADGDGGARQNTDEGEGARCGGRHGGCGGGRGGRGGARRRQDHHEQGQLQQARGHRRARAQLRRQRAAGGAGRGRGRRRGGGGEAVVCVPEQFVRSMSARYLRAQLLAAHAALAAMSRELRAAREHPRHPS